The Candidatus Auribacterota bacterium genome has a window encoding:
- a CDS encoding DDE transposase, translating into AWQRSYDRRTAAERVNSRLDVSFGFERHFIRGLAKMRLRVDIAMVVMLTMALGRIRQKRSKEMRSLVGRARAA; encoded by the coding sequence GCGTGGCAGAGGAGCTACGATCGAAGAACCGCGGCAGAGCGGGTCAACAGCAGGCTGGATGTCTCATTCGGGTTCGAGCGTCATTTTATCCGCGGCCTGGCGAAGATGCGGCTGAGAGTGGATATCGCGATGGTGGTGATGCTGACGATGGCGCTGGGGAGGATACGGCAGAAGCGTAGTAAGGAGATGCGCTCTCTGGTGGGAAGAGCACGAGCGGCCTGA